From a single Francisella halioticida genomic region:
- the putA gene encoding bifunctional proline dehydrogenase/L-glutamate gamma-semialdehyde dehydrogenase PutA has protein sequence MNNLLNHTGEYPISKEIMNISQYWLINEKKAVTNLVEKAQISSVSKAKVREKTYNLVAQVRKNRLKKSGIDAFMIEYDLSSEEGIVLMCLAEALLRVPDKYTIDLLIKDKLTSAAWKEHVGMEKHLFVNAATWSLMLTGKILKDSRGSYRKIFQNFVKKSSEPVIRQTMKQAMKIIGKQYVLGEKIEEALKVSQIKVDKGYSYSYDMLGEAAMTMKDAEYYYNQYLHAIKELAKYAVNKEIKKNPGISVKLSALHPRYEVINHQRVHAEIYPKLLELTELAKKYNVGMNIDAEETERLQISLELIERLAHELSLEGFDGVGIVVQAYQKRAPYVLDYLANLAKKTNRRFMVRLVKGAYWDAEIKHAQEQGLEGYPVFTRKYHTDVSYQACVKQLFENHKYIYPQFATHNAQTVAVVMELAGEIKDFEFQCLHGMGDPLYDNIVGKDDYEEIPCRIYAPVGGHKHLLAYLVRRLLENGANSSFVNRIVDENLPIEELIEDPIKKAIDHGCGQHPNIPYPKDIVAPRLNSQGYNTNDFAILEKMHNDIEKYTSKNTYKAKPIVSKVKSDKETAKDVINPNTNEVIGSVINADARMVKKALKNAQSSFESWNNTPAMQRADILERFADLLEKDTNEFIAIAMIEAGKTLSNAIDEVREAVDFCRYYADQARKEFDGPIDLPALSENLKQIEFSGRGAMVCISPWNFPLAIFLGQLTAVLAAGNTVVAKPAEQTSIIAYKAVKLLFKAGLPKDVLQFTPGDGATVGSALVKSPVCKGVIFTGSTEVAAIINQTLANKSSEIVPFIAETGGQNAMIVDSSSLPEQVTADVMRSAFDSAGQRCSALRILCLQEDIADNYIKMIVGAMKELKIGDSKYIDTDVGPVIDKEAADNLNAYIEQKKNQFKLVYQSQPNENTQKGTFVMPTAFEINKLSDLGKEQFGPVLHILRFKANQLDILIRDINATGYGLTAGVHSRINEVMNYVKNNIKAGNVYVNRNIVGAVVGVQPFGGQGKSGTGPKAGGPFYMHRLANEKLSGVGAVEEVYNPEKIANDEKTVNKLIKNNYTIASIINGEKVKKGNTGDLKAANEKVIGKTFYVSVSAVDRAIDIANKEADIWNSINAEQRAEIIEKFLGLLEKERKLIASCLVVESNVSVEDAQIQIDKTIQQVAYYCLQAKKEFSYPQILPGPTGEIDELSLKGRGLAVSICSSCDQLIRFVGQTTAALLSGNTVIAKPAYTGKLTAYKIVELMLKAGISSKVIHLVLSDKEEISSALFFNSKVALVTFSGSVSAVKQVHQALALRRGAIIPFVAESVVEEGKRTSLAIETASPLYLRRFVVEKTVSIDTTASGGNASLMSLEE, from the coding sequence ATGAATAACCTACTAAATCATACTGGTGAGTATCCTATTTCTAAGGAAATAATGAATATTTCTCAATACTGGCTCATAAATGAGAAAAAAGCAGTGACAAATCTTGTTGAGAAAGCACAGATTTCAAGTGTTTCAAAAGCTAAAGTTCGTGAGAAAACTTATAATCTGGTTGCCCAAGTTAGAAAGAATAGGCTTAAAAAATCTGGTATAGATGCATTTATGATTGAGTATGATTTATCTTCAGAAGAAGGTATAGTACTTATGTGTTTAGCTGAGGCATTATTGAGAGTACCTGATAAATATACTATAGATTTACTTATTAAAGACAAGTTGACGAGTGCTGCTTGGAAAGAGCATGTTGGTATGGAAAAACATTTATTTGTTAATGCTGCAACATGGAGCTTAATGTTAACTGGTAAGATTTTAAAAGATAGCAGAGGCTCTTATAGAAAAATTTTCCAAAATTTTGTTAAAAAAAGTAGCGAACCAGTGATTCGTCAAACGATGAAGCAAGCGATGAAGATCATCGGTAAACAGTATGTGCTTGGTGAAAAAATTGAAGAGGCTCTAAAAGTATCACAAATTAAAGTAGATAAAGGTTATAGCTACTCTTATGATATGCTTGGTGAAGCAGCTATGACGATGAAAGATGCTGAATACTATTATAATCAGTATCTACATGCTATAAAAGAACTAGCTAAATATGCTGTTAATAAAGAGATCAAAAAAAACCCAGGTATATCAGTTAAGTTATCGGCGTTACATCCTCGTTATGAAGTCATTAATCATCAAAGAGTTCATGCTGAAATATATCCTAAATTACTTGAGCTAACAGAGTTAGCAAAAAAATACAATGTTGGCATGAATATTGATGCTGAAGAAACAGAGCGACTTCAGATATCGCTAGAACTAATTGAGAGATTAGCACATGAACTATCATTAGAAGGTTTTGATGGTGTTGGTATTGTTGTTCAAGCATATCAAAAGCGAGCTCCTTATGTTCTGGATTACTTAGCAAATCTTGCAAAGAAAACTAATCGTAGATTTATGGTGCGTTTAGTAAAAGGGGCTTATTGGGATGCTGAAATTAAACATGCTCAAGAGCAAGGTTTAGAAGGATATCCAGTATTTACACGTAAATATCATACTGACGTATCATATCAAGCATGTGTAAAACAATTGTTTGAAAATCATAAATATATTTATCCACAATTTGCAACTCATAATGCTCAGACGGTGGCTGTTGTAATGGAGCTTGCTGGTGAAATTAAAGATTTTGAGTTTCAATGTTTACATGGTATGGGTGACCCTTTATACGATAATATAGTTGGTAAGGATGATTATGAAGAAATACCTTGTAGAATATATGCTCCTGTTGGGGGACATAAGCATCTACTAGCATATTTGGTTAGAAGACTTCTAGAAAATGGTGCAAACAGTTCTTTTGTTAATAGAATTGTTGATGAGAATTTACCAATAGAGGAATTAATAGAAGATCCTATTAAAAAAGCTATTGATCATGGCTGTGGACAGCACCCAAATATTCCTTATCCAAAAGATATCGTTGCTCCTAGATTAAATTCGCAAGGTTATAATACTAATGATTTTGCAATTCTGGAGAAAATGCATAATGATATAGAAAAATATACTTCTAAAAACACATATAAAGCAAAACCAATAGTCTCTAAAGTTAAGTCTGATAAAGAGACAGCTAAGGATGTTATAAATCCAAATACAAATGAAGTTATTGGTAGTGTAATTAATGCTGATGCTAGGATGGTGAAAAAAGCATTAAAAAATGCTCAAAGTTCATTTGAAAGTTGGAATAATACTCCTGCTATGCAAAGAGCAGATATTCTAGAACGTTTTGCAGATCTTTTAGAAAAAGATACTAATGAGTTTATTGCTATAGCAATGATTGAAGCAGGTAAAACTCTATCAAATGCTATAGATGAGGTTAGAGAAGCTGTTGATTTTTGTCGCTACTATGCTGATCAAGCACGAAAAGAATTTGATGGTCCTATAGATTTACCAGCTCTATCTGAAAATTTAAAACAAATTGAATTTAGCGGAAGAGGAGCTATGGTATGTATTAGTCCATGGAACTTCCCATTAGCTATATTCTTAGGACAACTTACAGCCGTTCTTGCTGCTGGTAATACAGTTGTAGCTAAACCTGCTGAACAGACATCAATAATTGCATACAAAGCGGTTAAACTTTTATTTAAAGCGGGTCTTCCAAAAGACGTATTACAGTTTACTCCTGGAGATGGAGCTACAGTAGGTAGTGCATTAGTTAAAAGTCCAGTTTGTAAAGGTGTTATCTTTACAGGTTCAACAGAGGTTGCAGCAATCATAAATCAAACTTTGGCAAATAAATCTAGTGAGATTGTTCCATTTATTGCTGAGACGGGTGGTCAAAATGCGATGATTGTTGACTCATCATCACTTCCTGAGCAAGTTACTGCTGATGTTATGCGCTCAGCATTTGATAGTGCTGGTCAACGTTGCTCAGCATTACGTATTTTATGTCTTCAAGAAGATATTGCTGATAATTATATTAAAATGATAGTTGGAGCAATGAAAGAGCTTAAAATAGGAGATTCTAAGTATATTGATACTGATGTTGGGCCTGTCATTGATAAAGAGGCTGCTGATAATCTAAATGCTTATATTGAACAGAAGAAAAATCAATTTAAGTTAGTATATCAATCTCAGCCAAATGAAAATACACAAAAAGGCACGTTTGTAATGCCTACAGCTTTTGAGATAAATAAATTATCTGATTTGGGCAAAGAGCAGTTTGGACCAGTTTTACATATATTGAGATTTAAGGCTAATCAGCTAGATATTCTTATTAGAGATATTAATGCTACAGGATATGGCCTGACAGCTGGTGTACATAGTAGAATTAATGAAGTAATGAACTATGTTAAAAACAACATCAAAGCAGGAAATGTTTATGTAAATAGAAATATTGTAGGTGCTGTTGTTGGTGTTCAACCATTTGGTGGTCAAGGTAAGTCTGGAACTGGACCAAAAGCTGGTGGACCTTTCTATATGCATCGTTTAGCAAATGAGAAGTTGTCTGGTGTTGGGGCTGTTGAAGAGGTTTATAATCCTGAAAAAATAGCTAATGATGAGAAGACTGTTAACAAACTTATAAAAAATAATTATACTATAGCAAGTATTATCAATGGTGAGAAAGTTAAAAAAGGTAATACCGGAGATCTTAAAGCAGCAAATGAAAAAGTTATAGGTAAAACTTTCTATGTATCAGTTAGTGCTGTTGATAGAGCAATAGATATAGCTAATAAAGAAGCGGATATTTGGAATTCTATTAATGCTGAACAAAGAGCTGAGATTATTGAAAAGTTCTTAGGATTATTAGAAAAAGAACGTAAGCTTATTGCATCATGCCTTGTTGTAGAATCGAATGTTTCTGTGGAAGATGCGCAAATTCAGATAGATAAAACTATTCAGCAAGTAGCATACTACTGTTTACAGGCTAAAAAAGAATTTTCTTACCCTCAGATCTTACCTGGGCCTACTGGTGAAATAGATGAGTTAAGCTTAAAAGGTCGTGGTTTGGCTGTAAGTATATGTTCTAGCTGTGATCAATTGATTAGATTTGTTGGACAAACTACTGCGGCATTATTATCTGGTAACACAGTAATTGCTAAACCAGCATATACTGGTAAATTAACAGCTTATAAGATTGTTGAATTAATGCTTAAGGCAGGGATAAGCTCGAAGGTTATACATTTAGTATTATCTGATAAAGAAGAAATATCATCAGCTTTATTTTTTAATAGTAAAGTAGCTTTAGTAACATTCTCCGGCAGTGTATCAGCAGTTAAACAAGTTCATCAGGCTTTAGCATTGCGTCGAGGAGCTATAATACCTTTTGTTGCAGAAAGTGTTGTAGAAGAGGGTAAGCGTACGAGCTTAGCAATAGAAACAGCATCTCCTTTATACTTACGTAGATTTGTTGTAGAAAAAACAGTCAGTATTGATACTACAGCTTCAGGTGGTAATGCTTCTTTAATGAGTTTAGAAGAATAA
- a CDS encoding succinate dehydrogenase assembly factor 2: MLINNDNLIFSSAEKIKYSARRGMLELDIILAPYLNNYYMKESLENKRLFVEFLTSEDNDIFDWLFKGLEAPKKYQELIEKIVNEKKRFNESNLK; encoded by the coding sequence ATGTTAATAAACAACGATAATCTTATATTTAGTTCTGCTGAAAAGATAAAGTATTCAGCAAGAAGAGGCATGCTTGAGCTTGATATAATATTAGCTCCATATTTAAACAATTATTATATGAAAGAGAGTTTAGAAAATAAAAGACTTTTTGTTGAATTTTTAACAAGTGAAGATAATGATATATTTGATTGGTTATTTAAAGGACTAGAAGCTCCAAAAAAATATCAAGAATTAATAGAAAAAATTGTTAATGAAAAGAAAAGGTTTAATGAAAGTAATTTAAAATAG